The Alnus glutinosa chromosome 10, dhAlnGlut1.1, whole genome shotgun sequence DNA window GCGGTAgtgaaaattaccattgaatccAACATTCAGTGATGAACTATCCAAAATCCAATACTGATTTTTATTTGGGTGTATGTAGCATTTCTTGTGTGCCAAAATAACTTCAAGACAATTTTCCTGGCTCATTTAGTGCTAAGTTTTGAATTACTGCTTTATCTTCCAACACCTTCTAAAGGATAAAACAAAAGcaaggaagaaaaagataaggATGGTACTTTTCTACAGGTTAATTAATCTATGACTTGCCCacaaaatgatgaaaaagagaacaaaacaaaagaatagaggCTCTCTTGTTCCTTGGAAGTTCTGCTTCAACTTTCTGAATGCCAGAATAAAATATTTCAGAGATTATTTCCACAAATTTCACAACCAACACAGAAATGCAAGAAGTTTTGAGTAACATTGGCTCCAGGAGACAAATCAAAGTGTCACTGGGCATccttaaagaagaaaaaagtgagaaaatggCTAGATCAACAAGACTAGCCTGTGAGAGCAAAGTTGAGGGCACTATGCAGTTCAACTCCAATTTGAGCTTCAGCTTTCTCCAAGTCAGTTGAGGCAGAGCTCAGCTTCTGAGTGAACTCTGCAAGCCCCTTCTGGACAAGGCTTGGGTCAATTCGGTCAATAGGCACAGCCTCAATGGCAATAATATCTGCATATGAGTTTGCATGGATGAAAGCAAAACCACTGCTGATGAAATACTTTGACACGTCATTCCCTTCATGCACTGACAGGACACCAGGTTTCAACTCTGCAATTGTTGCTACATGTCCAGGAAGAACACCCAGTTGACCAGTTGTTGCTGGTATTATCACCATGTCGACCTGTAAAGACACAAACATCACGAGAAGTTATAATGAGGGGCAAGAAAGCTTCCTTCAGGTGCATTATACAAGCATTTATGCTCTCCAAGGAAGTGTTAATATATACTTCATCCACTTAAACATGTGGAAATGCAAGTATTCCGGTCAGAGTTTCATGGCATTTGAAATCAGTCGTGTTGTTGTTCAAAGCATTTAACATGATTCTACACCATGAACAATATAATTCTACCGGCCAATCATCCAGCTTTGGTTATTGAACTATTCATTATTGAAAGCCCCacaaatttatttcactttcaAGCAACCACTTGAATCCCAAGTAAAAATCCAAAACGctagtttgaaattcttgactTATATGATAGGTGATAAAGATGGACACAATCTTTGCTCTCCAAAGAACAAAACAATAAGTGTAATCAATAGGCCTGCATCATATGCAACTTAGCCAGAAGAGCTTCAagaggaaaaattaaaatagatataatTTAGCAAGTTACAAAGCGAAACAAGTTCGATACAAGTTCCTTTCAAttagaagaaaacaaacaatGGGAGACACAACATCCTAGTGAACTATTTCAGAAATGCATGTATGAATAAAGTACAATTTGTGGTCACTCatactaaaagaaaatatgtttGTTCTTCTAAGAGCTTGTAGAAAAACATTGCTGGAAGCCtgtacgagagagagagagattcttcaaaggaaaaagaaaaaaggaaggtTGATGCCAACATAACTCTTTCATAATATGATCCTTCCCTCGTTAAATCCTACATCTTCCAAGTAAACTTTTTCCCTGATTGGTAAGTTAGACACGCATGGATTTGAAACTCATGACACACTCTCCACTCCACTCTTATGGGGGAAAAGGAGCCATTTGAGTTGGAGGTCATTGACTTACATCTTTCAAGCAAACTTCTTCCTTCACCTCCATGGTTTGCTAAAAACTACTGAAATTAATGCACAAGGGAAGTAAATTGCACTACAAGTATCATGAACGTCCCTTTCATAAAAAGGGTAGAAGATAAGCAACATAGGAGTGGAAAGACCACATTTTTCTATATGTAAATAAGGTATAGATATAAAATTCAGGGGGACCAAGAAATTAATGTGAAAATCCTAAGCTTAAATAATATGCTAGGAacttacacaaaataataataataataatgtgctAGGACTACTTCTACCAAGACTCAtgttctgatttttttttcttctttttaagtgATAATACGAACAAGGATTTGAATAACATTATAGTTACAACATACTTTAGCAATTTACctattaagaaaaattaatagaGGAAATATTGTATCAAAATATCTTTAACACATAGCTGTGGATTATTTAACCTTCAACAAGGAAAGCAGAAAACATGCGGAATGTTTTGTCTCATGGGGAAAATTTGTAGAATCACGACTTGCATGGAAGACAAAGGACTTCCAATACATCCAACAGAACCAACAAGAAAGCTACTCCCCATCCCACTTTCTGAATACCATTATGAAAGGAAATTACTAGGAATATGCAGTTCGCCGTTGATAACTATATAAAGGACTCTCCTAAGATGGAAAGAAGTGGTAGAATTACGATGGAAAAAATTGTAGACAATCTTTGCAATGATAGGTGACTATGGACTTGTGGGCAACAACTCTATTGccacaaaattttttaaatctttcCCGCCTATCTAATGCCCACTCATCCAATTCCACCTGCCTGTAGTGGCTGGCAGCCACCTGATCATGACTGCCAACAGAGGCTTAAACCTTGGTTCTCACCAAGGTACAATCTACACGAACCAAAAGTAGATCCTTTTCACCAGAATCAACAATaaataaggagaaaaaaaacCTGAAATTTGATTCTTCTTGCAGAAGATGCCTCACAAATACTAATATCTGTAGCCCAATCTCACTAAGATAAACTGAGAGCAAATTAAACCCATATTCACTAGGCAAATCAAAGAGGCTAAGGTAGCTTTTCATCTCATTTCATTTTCTAAGGAACCCACCAAAACCAATACGTGTTAAGCTTGTATTCAAAACCATGTTTTCAATAAACTTTAGTGTTATGTGCTATAATAGAAAAAAGCAATCACATTCTCATGTTACAAAGGTCACCCAAAACCCAGTTTATTTTGTATTCTGCATTTGTCTAGTACATAGTTCaacaggattgggaggtggagtgGACTCTTCTTCTTTGAGATGTTGTATTCTCTCATAGTAAGGCAATGAGATGTGGATAGAATGTGTTAGAACCCTTCCAAAATGCGcaagtttgaagtgaagtcatATTATCAAGTGTTAACCATACCTTTGGATCCCCTTTTCCTTGGGAGAATATTTGGAGAGTTAAGACTCCTTCGAGagttgttttcataattttcttgttctttattctctttctagctaggcGTTTCTCTTGTATAATCCTTGTGTACCTGAGCAGCACTtttcgcttttaatgatattttgattactcataaaaaaaaatgtcat harbors:
- the LOC133880151 gene encoding ATP synthase subunit delta', mitochondrial-like codes for the protein MFRRATGLLARPLLSSARARARPFSTDLPVAPNADESFVEAWKKVVPNLDPPKTPLSFMKHRPPTPSSIPTKLTVNFVLPYASELSTKEVDMVIIPATTGQLGVLPGHVATIAELKPGVLSVHEGNDVSKYFISSGFAFIHANSYADIIAIEAVPIDRIDPSLVQKGLAEFTQKLSSASTDLEKAEAQIGVELHSALNFALTG